The region GACGATGCCGTAGTCGCTGACGCCCAGGTTGCGGCCGACCGACACGATGACGCGCGCGTTGGCCTCCATCTCGGCGTCGAGCAGGGTGATGGCGCCGGCGCTGGCCGTCGGGACCGAGGCGGTGACCGCGCCGGGCACGGTGAGCGTGCGGCCGGCGAAGATGACGCTCGTCGTGGTGAGGTTGTTGGCCTTCAGCAGTGACGTGAGGCTCACCTTGAGCTTGCTGGCGATCTTGGTGAGGTTGTCGCCGGAGACGATGGTGTAGGTGCCGGATGACGCGACGGGGGCGGCGGTGACCGGCGCGGATACCGGCGTGGCCTTGACCGGAGTGGCCTTGACCGGAGCGGCCTTCACCGGCGCGGTGGAGGTCGCGCCGCCTGGGATGGCGAGCGACTGTCCGGGGTAGATGATGCTCGAGCCGGCGAGTCCGTTGGCGCTGAGGATGGCCTGCGTGGTCACGCCGAACTTCGACGCGATGCGGCTCACCGTGTCTCCGCTGACGATCGTGTAGCGTCCGCTCGAGGCGGCCGGAGCCGCTGTGATCGCGACCGGGGCCGCGGCGACGGCGCCCGAGTTCAGCTTCAGTTCTTGGCCGGGGAAGATCGTCGACTTCCAGCCGAGGCCGTTGAGGGCGAGCACCGAGGCGGTCGACAGGCCGTACCGGCCGGCGATGCTGCTCACTGTGTCACCGGAGGCGACGCGGTAGGTTGCGGGCGCGGCAGCGGTGCTGGTCTCGCCCTCCGGCGTGGCGTCCGCGACGGGCACGCCCGCGTCCTCGATCGCGACGTCGGCGTCGTCCGCGGCCGGCTTGTGCGCCTTGTCGTTCGATGGCGATTTGGCTTCGACCCGCTCGATCGGACCGGTGAGGTTCATCGACAGGGCGAGCGACCCGACCACGAGGATGGGCATCGTGGCGTACATCGTCTTGCTCAACTTGCTCTGGTCGCGCGAGGCGACCGAACGCACAAACGGTGAGGCGGGAGTCGGCACCAGCCCTGAGAGGATCGTTCCAGCTGTGGTCTGCGTGTCGTGCTCGAAGTTGTGTGACATGAGTTCCCCGTGTTGCTCCCGGCCAGGATGTGCCGCACGCAATTGTGGTGCGACTACTCCAAAGTGGCACAGATGTATATGAGAGTCAATCAGTGTGGATGATGTGACTGGGGTTAATCTGCCTGAAACATTTGCGTCCTGGGCACGTCACTACCGGCGAAAGCAGGTCGGTCGTGGCACTCTTAATGGGTGACTGAAACTCCCGACGCCACGTGGCTCACCGTTCCCGACCTCACCGAACTGCTCGGAATCAAGGTCAGCCAGGTCCGCAGACTGATCGAAGACCGCGCCCTTCTCGCCCGCAAAATCGACGGCGTGTGGAAGGTCCCCGCCGCGTTCATCGTCGACGGCGAGCCCATGAGCGAACTACGCGGAACGCTCGTTGTGCTCGGTGACAGCGGGTTCACCGACGACGAAGCCATGGACTGGCTGTTGAACCCCGAAGACAGCTTGGGCGTCAGCCCCATCGAAGCACTGCACGCCGGGCGCAAGGCCGAGGTCCGTCGCGTCGCCCAGGCGCTGGGCTAGTACCACTTTACCCGGTACCGCGACTAGGCGGTGCGCTGGATGACCGTGTCGGCAAGCTGCGTGAGCTGAGCCCGCGCACTCGCGCTGAGCGGGGCATCCTGTAGGGCCGCCCTCGCCAGACCCACGTTGTGCGCGATGATGCGTTCGACCCGGTCGATCGCGCCGCTCTCACGGATGATGCCCTGCAGGACCTGCACCTGCTGGGCGTCGAGCTCGGGGTCGCCGAGCAACTCGTCGAGGAGCGTTCGCGCGTTGGCGGGCAGCGCGGTCCGGGCGAGCGCGATGATGACCGTGCGCTTGCCCTCGCGCAGGTCGTCGCCGGCCGGTTTTCCCGTCACCTGCGGGTCGCCGAAGACGCCGAGCAGGTCGTCGCGCAGCTGGTACGCAACACCGAGTGGGAGTCCGAAGCCGCGGAGCGACTCCGTCTGTTCGGCCGTGGCACCGCCGAGCGCAGCCCCGATCGCGAGGGGCGCCTCCACGCTGTACTTCGCCGACTTGTAGACGATGACCCGGTGGGCGCGGGGGAGCAGCTCGCTCTCGGGGTGATTGCGCCAGGCGTTCTCCTCGACGATGTCGAGGTACTGGCCCACGGTGACCTCGGTGCGCATGAGGTTGAACTCCTTGCGCGCCGCCGCCGCCGCGTCGGGGTCGGAGAGCGTGCGCAGGCCGGAATCGAACACCTCGTCGCTCCAACCGAGCAGCAGGTCACCGAGCAGGAGGCCGGCCGAGTCGCCGAAGGTACGGGCGCTGCCGAGCCACGCGTTGTCGGTGTGGAGCGATTCGAAGCGCTTGTGGGCCGACGGACGGCCGCGGCGCGTATCGGAGTTGTCCATGATGTCGTCGTGCACGAGTGCGGCCGCGTGGAACACCTCGAGGGCGGCGGCGGCGGTCACGACGGCGGGGAAGTCGACGCTCGTGGCATCTTCCGTCACGTCGAACCCGATTCCCGGGGTACTCACGGAATGCCAGCCCCAGTAACAGAAGAGTGCACGGAAGCGCTTCCCTCCCGACAGCAGATCCCGCGAGAACCCGAGGAAATCGTCGATCTCGGGGGCGATCGCCGTCAATTGCGGTGCCCGATCCTCCAGAAATTCGTCTATGCGTTCTTGAACCAGATCAACTAACCGCGTACTCTCAGCCACACTCATAGCCTAGCGAGCCTCGCGAGGCGTAACATTGAACTCAATCGCGTCAACAATCCGAGCCGGAGGGGATCAGGATGCCACTTTCCGAGCAGGAGCAGCGTCTCCTGGAAGAGATGGAGCGGGGTCTCTACCAAAACGACGCCGATTTCGTCGCGACAGTAGGCCAGCGCAGAGGTAAGCCCAACTACACGGTCGTAGTGGTCGGTGCCCTGCTCGCGGTACTCGGTATCGCCACGCTGCTCGTCGGCGTCGTCATCCAGCAGCCGCTGGTGGGCGTTCTCGGATTCATCATCATGTTCGGCGGGGTACTGCTCGCCATCGCCCCGCCGCGCAGGCTGCAGGCCGCCGCCCCCGAACGCAAACCGGGCAAGCCGACGAAGGCCACCGGGTTTATGGACGGGCTCGGCAATCGCTGGGACAAGCGCCAGGGCGAACGAGGCCGCTAAAACCCCGCCATCCGTCAAAAGCAGGACCGACCCCCGGGTCGGTCCTTTTTTTGTGCCCAAAACTGCCCCGAAACAGCCAAAATCACTCCATTTCCCTCCACCCGCTATACGCCGCATATTTGCTGGGCTGTTTGCCCCCAGAACGGGAATATATCCGGGGTTTCCTAGTTTTGTGGTGGATTGTGGAGTAAAGTGGAGGATATCTATCCGGGCCGGAGTGAAGGGGAGTGTTCCGTGTTTCTTGGCACCTACGCCCCCAAGCTCGACGACAAAGGCCGGGTCATCCTTCCCGCGAAGTTTCGCGACGAGCTCTCCGGCGGGCTTGTCATCACGCGCGGTCAGGAACGCTGCCTCTACGTCTTCACCGAACGCGAGTTCGAGAACGTGCACGAGAAGATCCGACAGGCGCCCGTCTCGAACAAGCAGGCGCGCGACTTCCTGCGCGTGTTCCTCTCCGGTGCCAGCCAGGAACGCCCCGACAACCAGCACCGCGTCACCATCCCGGCGACGCTGCGCGACTACGCCAACCTCGGCCGCGACCTGACGATCATCGGAGCGGGCAGCCGCGCCGAGATCTGGGACACCGAGACCTGGAACGCCTACTACGAGAGCACCGAGGCCGCGTTCTCCGACACCGACGAGGAGGTGATCCCCGGACTCTTCTAGATCGCCGGCAGTGACTCCCAGCCGATTTGCCCTGACTTTCTTCCCCGATGTCAGGTCACT is a window of Conyzicola nivalis DNA encoding:
- a CDS encoding LysM peptidoglycan-binding domain-containing protein, which produces MPILVVGSLALSMNLTGPIERVEAKSPSNDKAHKPAADDADVAIEDAGVPVADATPEGETSTAAAPATYRVASGDTVSSIAGRYGLSTASVLALNGLGWKSTIFPGQELKLNSGAVAAAPVAITAAPAASSGRYTIVSGDTVSRIASKFGVTTQAILSANGLAGSSIIYPGQSLAIPGGATSTAPVKAAPVKATPVKATPVSAPVTAAPVASSGTYTIVSGDNLTKIASKLKVSLTSLLKANNLTTTSVIFAGRTLTVPGAVTASVPTASAGAITLLDAEMEANARVIVSVGRNLGVSDYGIVIALATAMQESSMRNLNYGHLDSVGLFQQRPSSGWGSVGQLTNATHAAKLFYGGPTNPNKGITRGLLDIPGWSSLTVTQAAQKVQISAYPDAYAKWEASARFWLADLK
- a CDS encoding Rv2175c family DNA-binding protein; its protein translation is MTETPDATWLTVPDLTELLGIKVSQVRRLIEDRALLARKIDGVWKVPAAFIVDGEPMSELRGTLVVLGDSGFTDDEAMDWLLNPEDSLGVSPIEALHAGRKAEVRRVAQALG
- a CDS encoding polyprenyl synthetase family protein, with the translated sequence MAESTRLVDLVQERIDEFLEDRAPQLTAIAPEIDDFLGFSRDLLSGGKRFRALFCYWGWHSVSTPGIGFDVTEDATSVDFPAVVTAAAALEVFHAAALVHDDIMDNSDTRRGRPSAHKRFESLHTDNAWLGSARTFGDSAGLLLGDLLLGWSDEVFDSGLRTLSDPDAAAAARKEFNLMRTEVTVGQYLDIVEENAWRNHPESELLPRAHRVIVYKSAKYSVEAPLAIGAALGGATAEQTESLRGFGLPLGVAYQLRDDLLGVFGDPQVTGKPAGDDLREGKRTVIIALARTALPANARTLLDELLGDPELDAQQVQVLQGIIRESGAIDRVERIIAHNVGLARAALQDAPLSASARAQLTQLADTVIQRTA
- a CDS encoding DUF3040 domain-containing protein translates to MPLSEQEQRLLEEMERGLYQNDADFVATVGQRRGKPNYTVVVVGALLAVLGIATLLVGVVIQQPLVGVLGFIIMFGGVLLAIAPPRRLQAAAPERKPGKPTKATGFMDGLGNRWDKRQGERGR
- the mraZ gene encoding division/cell wall cluster transcriptional repressor MraZ, with translation MFLGTYAPKLDDKGRVILPAKFRDELSGGLVITRGQERCLYVFTEREFENVHEKIRQAPVSNKQARDFLRVFLSGASQERPDNQHRVTIPATLRDYANLGRDLTIIGAGSRAEIWDTETWNAYYESTEAAFSDTDEEVIPGLF